The following are encoded in a window of Rubellicoccus peritrichatus genomic DNA:
- a CDS encoding glycosyltransferase family 9 protein produces MKILLIELWGLGDGVLMTGALKTALEADHDVTVLCQPTTCKLLSSSFPQVTWIEFVMPWTPHKRKYHLWIWPWRALIQLIVKLRRERFEMVLSARPDPREHFLMFLVGSKQRISLSHFLGKPFLSESLEEHNPPMRRSEAWNGIMTKAGFKQVHQPWLDSSLKKAFSPKLSALSRPFVVLHTGAGHPIRRWQDAYWMELLDSLKDEFNFSLILIPQPGDKESKLSLKADTVLENLDLDELVAVLAKADALFCHDSGPMHIAEALGTQVFSIFGAGSDARFGPWRQESKHTRLNNCPHHPCKDRCHFKEPICLTELKPDAVFREAKPWLENILQSTDQEMTNP; encoded by the coding sequence ATGAAAATCTTGCTGATCGAGCTCTGGGGTTTAGGCGATGGAGTCTTGATGACTGGTGCCCTAAAAACTGCTTTGGAAGCTGACCATGATGTGACCGTTCTTTGCCAACCGACAACTTGTAAGCTTTTGTCCAGCTCTTTTCCTCAAGTGACTTGGATCGAGTTTGTAATGCCGTGGACACCGCATAAGCGAAAATATCACCTATGGATCTGGCCATGGAGAGCACTTATCCAGTTGATAGTAAAGTTACGGCGGGAACGCTTTGAAATGGTCCTCTCTGCACGGCCTGATCCTCGTGAGCATTTTCTGATGTTCTTAGTTGGAAGCAAGCAACGTATCAGCCTCTCTCATTTTCTGGGGAAACCTTTTCTCAGTGAGTCGCTTGAAGAGCACAATCCACCAATGCGCCGCTCAGAGGCATGGAATGGGATCATGACCAAAGCAGGCTTCAAGCAAGTACATCAGCCATGGTTGGATTCTTCGCTCAAAAAAGCCTTTTCACCAAAACTAAGCGCTTTGAGCCGACCATTTGTTGTTCTCCATACCGGAGCCGGTCATCCCATTCGCCGCTGGCAGGATGCATATTGGATGGAGCTGCTTGATTCATTGAAAGACGAATTCAATTTTTCGCTTATCCTAATACCACAACCCGGTGATAAAGAAAGCAAGCTGAGCCTGAAAGCAGACACTGTGCTGGAAAATCTGGACCTGGATGAGCTCGTTGCAGTTCTGGCTAAAGCCGATGCGCTCTTCTGCCATGACAGCGGCCCAATGCACATTGCCGAAGCATTAGGGACTCAGGTTTTTAGTATTTTTGGGGCAGGAAGTGATGCGCGCTTCGGTCCCTGGCGACAGGAAAGCAAACACACACGGCTCAACAACTGCCCTCATCATCCCTGCAAAGACCGCTGTCACTTCAAAGAGCCCATTTGTTTGACTGAATTAAAGCCCGATGCAGTTTTTCGCGAAGCAAAGCCCTGGCTTGAAAATATTCTGCAATCAACCGATCAGGAAATGACGAATCCATGA
- a CDS encoding potassium channel family protein, whose protein sequence is MLAEHLYEQGVTTPISLRMIIFLISLLMVAVTVSIHGFGSEIWTRIVLVKFFDPHRVWKPFHRASILILTTNFLLVLHLVEVMLWAMVFLWLPDVTEVQTFEEAFYFSLITFTTVGYGDITLGTNWRVLGGVEAINGVVLIGWTTAFLFGVVQRTWKEDNAGIHSKQSHKEMKEHH, encoded by the coding sequence ATGCTGGCAGAACACCTTTATGAACAGGGTGTTACCACGCCGATATCATTGCGCATGATTATATTTCTTATCAGTCTGCTCATGGTCGCTGTCACAGTGTCCATTCATGGATTTGGCTCAGAAATCTGGACCCGTATTGTCCTGGTAAAGTTTTTTGACCCCCATCGGGTCTGGAAGCCCTTTCACCGTGCATCGATTCTGATTCTGACGACAAACTTTCTCCTCGTGCTTCATCTGGTCGAGGTGATGCTCTGGGCAATGGTTTTCCTCTGGCTTCCTGATGTCACCGAAGTGCAGACATTTGAAGAAGCTTTTTACTTTTCGCTGATTACTTTTACCACCGTGGGCTATGGCGATATCACGCTCGGGACTAACTGGCGTGTCCTCGGTGGAGTTGAGGCCATCAACGGCGTGGTGCTGATTGGCTGGACCACGGCTTTTCTTTTTGGTGTGGTCCAACGGACCTGGAAAGAGGACAATGCCGGAATCCACAGTAAGCAGAGCCACAAGGAGATGAAAGAACATCACTGA